A region of Acidithiobacillus ferridurans DNA encodes the following proteins:
- the sucD gene encoding succinate--CoA ligase subunit alpha: MSILLSRDTRVICQGFTGKQGTFHSQQAVAYGTRMVGGVTPGKGGSRHLDLPVFDTVADAVQNTGAEASVIYVPSPFAADAIIEAAAAGIQLIVCITEGIPVHDMLMVKHYLAGTAVRLIGPNCPGIITPGQSKIGIMPGAIHQPGRVGIVSRSGTLTYEAVEQTTRLGLGQSTCVGIGGDPLIGMSFIEVLALFEADPQTEVIVMVGEIGGRMEEDAAGFIQAHVRKPVVAFVAGSTAPKGKRMGHAGAIIDGGAGTAAAKYAVLEAAGVHCVHSPADLGSRAAEVLGR, translated from the coding sequence ATGAGCATATTGCTGTCCCGCGACACCCGTGTGATCTGCCAGGGCTTTACCGGCAAGCAGGGGACATTTCACTCGCAGCAGGCCGTGGCTTACGGCACTCGCATGGTGGGCGGCGTGACCCCCGGCAAGGGCGGCAGCCGCCATCTCGATCTGCCGGTGTTTGATACGGTGGCTGACGCTGTGCAGAACACCGGGGCTGAGGCCAGTGTGATCTATGTACCCTCACCTTTCGCCGCCGACGCCATTATCGAGGCGGCTGCCGCCGGTATTCAACTCATCGTCTGCATCACCGAGGGCATTCCCGTGCATGACATGCTGATGGTCAAGCATTATCTGGCAGGCACGGCGGTACGGCTCATCGGTCCCAACTGTCCGGGGATCATCACGCCCGGACAGTCCAAGATCGGGATCATGCCCGGCGCCATTCACCAGCCCGGACGGGTAGGTATCGTCTCCCGCTCCGGCACCCTCACCTATGAAGCGGTGGAACAGACCACCCGTCTGGGCTTGGGGCAGAGTACCTGCGTGGGTATCGGCGGCGATCCGCTGATCGGTATGAGCTTCATCGAGGTCTTGGCGCTTTTTGAGGCGGACCCGCAGACCGAGGTGATCGTCATGGTGGGCGAGATCGGCGGACGTATGGAGGAAGACGCGGCGGGCTTTATCCAGGCGCATGTCCGTAAGCCGGTGGTGGCTTTCGTTGCCGGCTCCACGGCACCCAAGGGCAAGCGCATGGGCCACGCGGGGGCGATCATCGATGGCGGTGCAGGGACGGCGGCGGCCAAATATGCGGTACTGGAAGCGGCGGGCGTCCATTGTGTGCATTCCCCCGCCGATTTGGGTTCCCGGGCCGCCGAGGTGCTGGGGCGCTGA
- a CDS encoding outer membrane protein assembly factor BamD, translated as MSKRILMSLCCTALIAGCASTPNNHDSSTVSHESARALFQPAKHAMDRGDYAAAIKLFEDLETRYPYGPYAEQAQLDTAYSYYQRGDSEAAVAAAERFIKLHPANPYVDYAWYLKGIAHYQAIQGAQENPRPAEEALSTLDTLAKRWPHSVYAADARLRIAKIINILGQRNLDICKFYYVRHAYVASANRCNTVITRYQLSAAREEALYYLTRDYRHLNLPQLAQTTAAVLAYNYPGSKYLADLGSSAKPG; from the coding sequence ATGAGCAAACGCATACTGATGTCCCTATGCTGTACCGCCCTGATCGCCGGTTGCGCCAGCACTCCGAACAACCATGACAGCTCTACCGTCAGCCACGAATCCGCCCGGGCGCTGTTCCAGCCCGCCAAACACGCCATGGATCGCGGCGACTACGCCGCCGCCATCAAGCTTTTTGAAGACCTGGAGACTCGCTACCCCTACGGCCCTTACGCCGAACAGGCGCAACTCGATACGGCCTATAGTTATTACCAACGCGGAGATTCCGAGGCGGCGGTGGCGGCGGCCGAACGCTTCATCAAGCTGCACCCGGCCAATCCCTATGTGGATTACGCCTGGTATCTGAAAGGCATCGCCCATTATCAGGCCATTCAGGGAGCACAGGAAAATCCCCGACCCGCCGAGGAGGCCCTCAGCACCCTCGACACGCTGGCCAAACGCTGGCCGCACAGCGTTTACGCCGCCGACGCCCGCCTGCGCATAGCCAAGATCATCAACATCCTCGGTCAGCGCAATCTGGATATCTGCAAGTTCTACTATGTGCGTCACGCCTACGTCGCCTCGGCAAACCGCTGCAACACGGTAATCACCCGCTACCAGTTGAGCGCGGCGCGGGAAGAGGCGCTCTACTATCTGACGCGGGACTACCGGCACCTGAACCTGCCGCAACTGGCGCAGACCACCGCCGCGGTGCTTGCCTACAACTACCCGGGAAGCAAGTATCTTGCCGATCTCGGCAGCAGCGCAAAGCCCGGCTGA
- a CDS encoding P-II family nitrogen regulator, giving the protein MKKIEAIIKPFKLDDVREALQEMGLAGMTVTEVKGFGRQKGHTELYRGAEYVVDFLPKLKLEVVVSDDMADRAIEAIQQAARTGKIGDGKIFVGSVERVIRIRTGEEGDEAV; this is encoded by the coding sequence ATGAAGAAGATTGAGGCGATCATCAAGCCGTTCAAACTGGATGATGTGCGCGAGGCCCTTCAGGAGATGGGGCTGGCCGGCATGACGGTTACCGAAGTCAAGGGTTTCGGCCGTCAGAAGGGGCATACGGAGCTTTATCGCGGTGCCGAGTATGTGGTGGACTTCCTGCCCAAGCTCAAGCTGGAGGTGGTGGTCAGCGACGACATGGCGGATCGCGCCATCGAAGCCATCCAACAGGCGGCGCGGACCGGCAAGATCGGTGACGGCAAGATTTTCGTCGGCTCGGTGGAGCGGGTGATCCGCATCCGTACCGGAGAAGAGGGCGACGAGGCGGTCTGA
- a CDS encoding NAD+ synthase: MRIALAQVNCRVGDVAGNADRLLAAAAEAQAAGADLLLTPELALSGYPPEDLLLRTDFLQACDAAMQRLAAEAPLPMLVGHPRRVQEHLYNSAGLLRGGHAEDFYHKHCLPNYAVFDEVRYFTPGAQSLVFACAGIRCGVAICEDVWCGPGVAQAAQAQGAELLLVLNASPYHLNKQRVREDEVGALAARCHLPIVYVNLVGGQDELVFDGQSFAVDRNGLLVLRAARCAEALVLLEVDRDDAGIRLQADQPLPPVPDESAEVYDVLRLGVHDYVEKNGFPGAVLGLSGGVDSALTLAVAVDALGAERVHALIMPSRYTAEMSIADAVAEARSLGVGTDIVSIEGPFHSYLETLAPLFAGRAADTTEENLQARIRAALLMAYSNKFGHLLLTTGNKSEIAVGYATLYGDMAGGFAVIKDCPKTLVYRLARYRNSLGPVIPERVLTRPPSAELAPDQRDQDSLPPYEMLDAIIAAYVEEDHGAVDLIAAGFPAETVMRVLRLIDRAEYKRRQAAPGVRISARAFGKDRRYPITNGYHSWEAVLSARGALL; encoded by the coding sequence ATGCGTATCGCCCTGGCGCAGGTCAACTGCCGGGTCGGCGATGTGGCGGGCAACGCCGATCGTCTGCTGGCCGCCGCCGCCGAGGCGCAGGCGGCTGGCGCCGATCTGCTGCTGACGCCGGAGCTGGCGCTCAGTGGTTACCCTCCCGAAGATCTGCTCCTGCGTACCGACTTTCTGCAGGCCTGCGACGCCGCCATGCAGCGTCTCGCCGCGGAAGCGCCCCTGCCCATGCTGGTGGGCCACCCCCGGCGTGTGCAGGAGCACCTCTACAACAGCGCCGGTCTGCTCCGTGGGGGTCATGCCGAGGACTTTTACCACAAGCATTGTTTGCCGAATTACGCGGTATTCGATGAGGTGCGTTATTTCACGCCGGGGGCGCAGTCGCTGGTGTTCGCCTGCGCCGGGATCCGCTGTGGCGTGGCCATCTGTGAGGATGTCTGGTGCGGGCCGGGAGTGGCGCAGGCGGCTCAGGCGCAGGGTGCCGAGTTGCTGCTGGTGCTCAACGCCTCGCCCTATCATCTGAACAAGCAGCGTGTCCGCGAGGATGAGGTGGGCGCCCTGGCGGCCCGCTGTCATCTGCCCATCGTCTATGTGAACCTGGTGGGGGGGCAGGATGAACTGGTCTTCGACGGCCAGTCCTTCGCCGTCGACCGGAACGGGCTGCTGGTCCTGCGCGCCGCCCGTTGCGCCGAAGCGCTGGTGCTGCTGGAGGTGGACCGGGATGACGCCGGCATCCGTTTGCAGGCGGATCAGCCATTGCCACCGGTGCCCGACGAGAGCGCGGAAGTCTACGATGTGCTGCGTCTGGGTGTACACGATTATGTGGAAAAAAACGGCTTTCCCGGCGCGGTGCTGGGCCTGTCCGGCGGGGTGGACTCGGCGCTGACCCTGGCGGTGGCGGTGGACGCCCTCGGGGCGGAGCGGGTTCACGCCTTGATTATGCCCTCCCGCTATACGGCGGAGATGAGCATCGCGGATGCCGTGGCCGAGGCCCGGAGCCTCGGGGTGGGCACCGACATCGTCTCCATTGAGGGGCCGTTCCATAGTTATCTGGAGACCTTGGCGCCCCTGTTCGCCGGGCGTGCGGCCGACACCACGGAGGAGAATCTGCAGGCGCGCATCCGCGCCGCGTTGCTCATGGCCTATTCCAACAAGTTCGGCCACCTGCTGCTGACCACGGGCAACAAGAGCGAAATCGCCGTCGGCTACGCAACCCTGTATGGTGACATGGCCGGCGGTTTTGCGGTCATCAAGGATTGCCCCAAGACGCTGGTCTATCGCCTCGCCCGCTATCGCAATAGCCTGGGTCCGGTGATTCCGGAGCGGGTGCTGACCCGGCCACCATCGGCGGAGCTGGCGCCGGACCAGCGTGATCAGGACAGCCTGCCGCCTTATGAGATGCTGGATGCCATCATCGCCGCCTATGTGGAAGAAGACCACGGTGCCGTGGACCTCATCGCCGCCGGTTTTCCGGCGGAAACGGTGATGCGGGTGCTGCGCCTTATCGACCGTGCTGAATATAAACGGCGTCAGGCTGCGCCCGGTGTGCGGATCAGCGCCCGCGCATTCGGCAAGGATCGGCGTTATCCTATCACCAATGGCTACCATTCCTGGGAAGCTGTGTTGTCTGCGCGAGGAGCTCTGCTATGA
- the pgeF gene encoding peptidoglycan editing factor PgeF translates to MGAGLARARAGARRRHPARWRSQPGAYASFNLGDHVGDAREAVAGNRERLRAVLKLPGEPCWLRQVHGTEVATLPAAPARIPEADGAVTGTPGVVLAVLTADCLPVLACSRDGRQVGVFHAGWRGLLAGILERGVAAMRVAPEEILIYLGPAIGPDHFEVGPEVRAAFLAADAGAAGAFRRGSGDRWLANIYELARRRLRGAGVRAIFGGDLCTVADPARYFSYRRDGVTGRMASLIWKEGG, encoded by the coding sequence TTGGGTGCCGGACTGGCCCGCGCCCGAGCGGGTGCACGGCGCCGTCACCCTGCGCGGTGGCGGAGTCAGCCGGGGGCCTACGCCTCCTTCAATCTTGGTGATCATGTGGGCGATGCACGGGAGGCGGTGGCAGGGAATCGGGAACGGCTGCGGGCCGTGCTGAAATTGCCCGGGGAACCCTGCTGGCTGCGGCAGGTGCATGGCACGGAGGTCGCCACCCTGCCGGCGGCGCCGGCCCGTATCCCGGAGGCGGATGGCGCGGTCACCGGCACGCCGGGTGTGGTGCTGGCGGTGCTCACGGCTGATTGCCTGCCGGTCCTGGCCTGCAGTCGGGATGGCCGGCAGGTCGGCGTTTTCCACGCCGGCTGGCGAGGGCTGCTGGCGGGTATCCTGGAACGCGGCGTGGCGGCCATGCGGGTGGCACCGGAGGAGATTCTGATATACTTGGGACCAGCCATCGGGCCCGATCATTTCGAGGTCGGGCCGGAAGTCCGGGCGGCTTTTCTGGCGGCGGACGCCGGAGCGGCAGGGGCCTTTCGCCGTGGGTCCGGCGATCGCTGGCTGGCAAATATTTATGAGCTGGCGCGGCGGCGTTTACGGGGGGCCGGGGTGCGGGCCATTTTTGGCGGTGATCTGTGTACGGTGGCGGACCCCGCGCGTTATTTTTCTTATCGGCGCGACGGCGTTACCGGGCGAATGGCTTCTCTGATCTGGAAGGAGGGCGGTTAG
- a CDS encoding RuBisCO large subunit C-terminal-like domain-containing protein yields the protein MTAFIEVDYRFPAGVDARSQAQAIAIGQTAGSWDAHFQHREAQLRGHLGKVTAVTELADGCHQATVRFPAANVDGRLGSLLTMIFGKYSLAGPAKVAAIRLPEHFGRLPRFGLEGIRARLGVQERPLVMAIFKPALGLTAEDHAEILAKVAVAGLDIIKDDEILPDLPMAAALARWEACAPVIEARRDQTGRDLLYAVNLSGDARQVQTLALQLVAAGANALLLNVLAYGFPVLEALVADPDIDVPIFAHPSLAGAWCGAPDYGFSYGTLLGTLMTYGGADAVLYPAQYGSLPFAAADEWAIVEALRARGVAPVPSSGVHPGMVGRILDDYGAEVILNAGTGIMDHPQGPASGVLAFREAIERWQNAAPRALEDLPAGPLRAAVEKWGQG from the coding sequence ATGACGGCATTCATTGAGGTCGATTACCGGTTTCCCGCCGGGGTGGACGCCCGCTCACAGGCGCAGGCCATCGCCATCGGCCAGACGGCCGGAAGCTGGGATGCGCACTTTCAGCACCGGGAGGCGCAGTTGCGCGGCCATCTGGGGAAGGTGACCGCCGTTACCGAACTGGCGGACGGGTGTCATCAGGCCACGGTGCGCTTCCCCGCCGCCAATGTGGACGGCCGCCTCGGCAGCCTGCTCACCATGATTTTCGGCAAATATTCCCTGGCGGGTCCTGCCAAGGTGGCGGCAATCCGTTTGCCGGAGCACTTCGGACGTTTGCCGCGCTTTGGGCTGGAGGGCATCCGCGCACGATTGGGGGTGCAGGAACGGCCCTTGGTCATGGCCATTTTCAAGCCGGCGCTGGGGCTGACGGCTGAGGACCATGCCGAAATTCTGGCAAAGGTTGCCGTTGCCGGGCTGGATATCATCAAGGATGACGAAATCCTCCCGGACCTGCCGATGGCTGCGGCCCTGGCGCGCTGGGAGGCTTGTGCGCCGGTGATCGAGGCGCGGCGGGATCAGACGGGTCGTGACCTGCTCTATGCGGTGAATCTCTCGGGGGATGCACGCCAGGTGCAAACGCTCGCGCTGCAACTGGTGGCCGCCGGTGCCAATGCGCTGCTCCTGAATGTGCTGGCATATGGTTTCCCGGTACTGGAGGCGTTGGTCGCCGATCCGGACATCGACGTGCCGATCTTCGCCCATCCGTCTCTGGCGGGTGCCTGGTGCGGCGCGCCGGATTACGGGTTTTCTTATGGGACTCTGCTCGGTACGTTGATGACCTATGGGGGGGCCGATGCGGTGCTCTATCCGGCGCAGTACGGCAGCCTGCCCTTCGCCGCGGCGGACGAATGGGCCATCGTCGAAGCGCTGCGGGCGCGGGGCGTGGCACCGGTGCCTTCATCGGGCGTGCATCCCGGCATGGTTGGGCGCATCCTCGACGACTATGGTGCGGAGGTCATTCTCAATGCGGGGACCGGGATCATGGACCATCCCCAGGGCCCCGCCAGCGGCGTGCTGGCCTTTCGCGAAGCCATCGAGCGCTGGCAGAACGCAGCACCGCGCGCTCTGGAAGATCTGCCCGCCGGGCCCTTGCGGGCAGCGGTGGAAAAATGGGGACAGGGTTGA
- a CDS encoding cupin domain-containing protein codes for MAALQYAETVQRITDTARIAATLAPLGVTLQAIPVTGAGAAALLTELQPDPEAQAALLTALDDVFRRLQRERGYQERDLVVLYPRHPQLAELTARFHRAHTHDDEEVRYIVDGEGVFGFVLEDGAQVELTVHAGDYVHIPAGVEHWFRLTDAQRIKAVRYFSARGGWTPHYTDRALRSFPNP; via the coding sequence ATGGCGGCTTTGCAATATGCGGAAACGGTGCAGCGGATCACGGATACGGCGCGGATCGCCGCCACGCTGGCGCCTCTGGGCGTCACCTTGCAGGCGATTCCGGTGACCGGCGCGGGGGCCGCGGCGCTGCTGACCGAGCTGCAACCCGATCCGGAGGCACAGGCGGCGTTGCTGACGGCCCTGGATGACGTCTTCCGGCGTTTGCAGCGGGAGAGGGGCTATCAGGAGCGGGATCTGGTGGTGTTGTATCCCCGGCATCCGCAGTTGGCGGAGCTCACCGCCCGTTTTCATCGCGCGCATACCCATGACGATGAAGAGGTGCGCTATATCGTGGACGGGGAAGGCGTTTTCGGCTTCGTTCTGGAAGACGGCGCGCAAGTCGAGTTGACCGTGCATGCAGGGGATTATGTCCATATCCCGGCTGGGGTGGAGCACTGGTTTCGTCTCACGGATGCGCAACGGATCAAGGCGGTGCGCTACTTCAGCGCGCGCGGCGGCTGGACACCGCATTATACCGATCGCGCCCTGCGGTCTTTTCCCAACCCATGA
- the icd gene encoding NADP-dependent isocitrate dehydrogenase, with protein sequence MTHVQIPAQGKPITQVDGVLQVPDQPIIPFIEGDGIGCDVTPAMRGVVDAAVQAAYGGQRRIAWMELFAGQKAVTLYGAGQYLPEETMAAIREYKIAIKGPLETPVGGGIRSLNVALRQDLDLYVCLRPVRYFTGTPSPVCHPEKVDMVIFRENAEDIYAGIEWPAGSPEAEKIIRFLQDEMGVSKIRFPASSAIGIKPVSVEGSERLVRRAIQYALEHGKPSLSLVHKGNIMKFTEGGFRDWGYALAEREFAGRVFTWRQKAAISKAEGKAMAQQAEQRAAADGKLIIKDVIADNFLQQILLRPEDYAVVATLNLNGDYISDALAAEVGGIGMAPGANLSDTHAIFEATHGTAPDIAGQGKANPSSLILSAVMMLEHMGWGEAATRIMAAMNAAIAGGEVTGDLAALRGDVPALSTAEFSAALMRRL encoded by the coding sequence ATGACGCATGTTCAGATTCCGGCTCAGGGGAAGCCCATCACCCAGGTGGACGGGGTGCTGCAGGTGCCCGATCAACCCATCATTCCCTTCATCGAGGGGGACGGGATCGGCTGCGATGTCACGCCGGCCATGCGTGGGGTGGTGGATGCGGCGGTGCAGGCCGCCTATGGCGGTCAGCGGCGGATCGCCTGGATGGAGCTTTTTGCCGGGCAGAAGGCGGTGACGCTCTATGGTGCGGGACAGTATTTGCCCGAAGAGACCATGGCCGCTATCCGCGAGTATAAGATCGCCATCAAGGGGCCGCTGGAAACCCCGGTGGGTGGTGGAATCCGCAGCCTCAATGTGGCGCTGCGCCAGGATCTGGATCTTTACGTCTGCCTGCGGCCGGTGCGTTATTTTACGGGCACGCCCAGCCCGGTATGCCACCCGGAGAAGGTCGACATGGTCATCTTCCGGGAAAACGCCGAGGATATCTACGCGGGTATCGAGTGGCCGGCGGGCAGTCCGGAAGCCGAAAAAATCATCCGCTTTTTACAGGACGAGATGGGGGTCAGCAAAATCCGCTTCCCCGCCAGTTCCGCCATCGGCATCAAGCCGGTGTCGGTGGAGGGGTCCGAGCGTCTGGTGCGTCGCGCCATCCAGTATGCGCTGGAGCATGGCAAACCTTCGCTGAGTCTGGTGCACAAGGGCAATATCATGAAGTTCACCGAGGGCGGTTTTCGTGACTGGGGCTATGCCCTGGCCGAGCGCGAGTTCGCCGGACGGGTCTTCACCTGGCGGCAGAAGGCGGCGATCAGCAAGGCGGAGGGCAAGGCAATGGCGCAGCAGGCCGAGCAGCGGGCCGCCGCCGATGGCAAGCTGATCATCAAGGACGTCATCGCCGACAACTTCCTGCAGCAGATTCTACTGCGGCCGGAAGATTATGCCGTGGTGGCCACGCTCAACCTCAACGGCGACTATATTTCCGATGCGCTGGCGGCGGAAGTGGGCGGCATCGGCATGGCGCCGGGGGCGAATCTCTCCGATACCCATGCGATTTTTGAGGCCACCCACGGGACGGCGCCGGACATCGCCGGGCAGGGTAAGGCCAATCCCAGTTCGCTGATTTTGTCGGCGGTGATGATGCTGGAGCATATGGGTTGGGGCGAGGCGGCGACGCGCATCATGGCGGCCATGAACGCGGCCATCGCTGGCGGCGAAGTGACCGGTGATCTGGCGGCGTTGCGCGGTGACGTGCCCGCCCTGAGTACCGCGGAGTTCAGTGCGGCGCTGATGCGTCGTTTGTGA
- a CDS encoding HAD-IB family phosphatase has translation MQRAIFCDFDGTIARSEVFVALMRHFAPQAAARILPEIYAQRLTLRDGLPQVLGTIPSWRWPELEDFVRDTEIRPGLDGLLAHANQAGIPFIVVTGGFTRMAEIVLAPYRQEIYAIHGLEVDTTGEWLRVSSPWQDDHELVAKAAVVAHYHPRDAVCIGDSITDLRVARQCPLVCARDRLAEYLRAEGRDFLPFDDFADVSAALDQRGWWREPAHAG, from the coding sequence ATGCAACGAGCCATCTTTTGCGACTTCGACGGCACCATCGCCCGGAGCGAAGTTTTCGTGGCCCTGATGCGTCATTTTGCGCCGCAGGCTGCCGCCCGGATACTGCCGGAAATCTACGCGCAGCGCCTGACCCTGCGTGACGGCTTGCCGCAGGTGCTGGGCACCATCCCTTCGTGGCGCTGGCCGGAACTGGAGGATTTCGTGCGGGATACGGAGATCCGTCCGGGACTCGACGGGCTACTGGCTCATGCCAACCAGGCCGGTATTCCTTTTATCGTCGTCACCGGCGGCTTCACGCGCATGGCCGAGATCGTCCTCGCCCCTTACCGCCAGGAAATTTACGCCATCCATGGCCTCGAGGTGGATACCACGGGCGAATGGCTGCGGGTGTCCTCCCCCTGGCAGGATGATCACGAACTGGTGGCCAAGGCCGCCGTGGTCGCACACTACCATCCCCGGGATGCCGTTTGTATCGGGGATTCCATCACCGATCTGCGGGTCGCCCGGCAGTGTCCTCTGGTCTGTGCGCGGGACCGCCTCGCGGAATATCTGCGCGCCGAGGGGAGAGATTTCCTGCCCTTCGACGATTTCGCGGACGTGAGCGCCGCTCTCGATCAACGCGGCTGGTGGCGGGAGCCTGCCCATGCAGGATGA
- the sucC gene encoding ADP-forming succinate--CoA ligase subunit beta, producing the protein MNLHEYQAKRLLAEEGVPVPRAIPAFSVREAVNQARELGGPAWVVKAQVHAGGRGKAGGVRMVDSIAQVEKAAQELLGKPLVTAQTGPQGQHVAALLIEEPSRIARELYLALMVDRGQARITFLATREGGVDIEELAASRPEALHRVVVEPSTGFLPFQARQIGFRFGLDASQVQQLTRIMQGMYRLAQRLDALMVEINPLAITAEGRLLALDAKVVMDDNALYRHPESDELFDSTQQDGREITARQFGLNYISLEGNIGCMVNGAGLAMATMDLIKLHGGDPANFLDVGGGAAADKVNQAFKLILSDTRVKAILVNIFGGITRCDLLAEGIIQAAAEVGLHLPVVVRLEGTRKEEGMALLRGSGLSLITADGLADAAMKAVAAAQG; encoded by the coding sequence ATGAATTTGCATGAGTATCAGGCCAAGCGCCTGCTTGCCGAGGAAGGGGTGCCGGTGCCTCGCGCCATTCCCGCCTTCTCGGTGCGGGAGGCCGTCAATCAGGCCCGTGAACTGGGTGGCCCGGCCTGGGTTGTCAAGGCGCAGGTGCATGCCGGTGGACGCGGCAAGGCCGGTGGCGTGCGGATGGTGGACAGCATTGCCCAGGTGGAAAAGGCCGCCCAGGAGCTGCTGGGCAAACCGCTGGTCACGGCGCAGACCGGCCCGCAGGGGCAGCACGTGGCGGCTTTGCTGATCGAGGAGCCGAGCCGCATCGCCCGCGAGCTTTATCTGGCCCTGATGGTAGACCGTGGGCAGGCGCGGATCACCTTTCTGGCGACCCGTGAAGGCGGTGTGGACATTGAGGAGCTGGCGGCCTCCCGGCCCGAGGCGCTGCATCGGGTGGTGGTCGAACCCAGTACGGGCTTTCTGCCTTTTCAGGCGCGCCAGATCGGTTTCCGCTTCGGGCTGGACGCCAGCCAGGTGCAACAGCTTACGCGCATCATGCAGGGCATGTATCGCCTGGCGCAACGGCTCGATGCCCTGATGGTGGAGATCAATCCTCTCGCCATCACCGCTGAAGGCAGGCTGCTGGCCCTGGATGCCAAGGTGGTGATGGACGATAATGCCCTATACCGCCACCCCGAGTCCGACGAACTCTTTGACTCTACCCAGCAGGACGGGCGGGAGATCACCGCGCGGCAGTTCGGGCTGAATTACATCTCCCTGGAAGGTAACATCGGCTGCATGGTCAACGGTGCGGGTCTGGCCATGGCGACCATGGACCTGATCAAGCTGCATGGCGGCGATCCCGCCAACTTTCTGGATGTGGGCGGGGGCGCGGCCGCGGACAAGGTCAACCAGGCCTTCAAACTCATCCTCTCGGATACCCGGGTCAAGGCCATACTGGTCAATATCTTCGGAGGCATCACCCGCTGTGATCTGCTGGCGGAGGGCATCATCCAGGCGGCGGCGGAGGTGGGCCTTCACCTGCCGGTGGTGGTGCGTCTGGAAGGAACCCGGAAGGAGGAGGGCATGGCGTTGTTGCGGGGGAGCGGGCTGTCCCTGATCACCGCCGATGGTCTCGCCGATGCGGCGATGAAGGCCGTGGCGGCGGCACAAGGCTGA
- the rluD gene encoding 23S rRNA pseudouridine(1911/1915/1917) synthase RluD has product MSDDSTGLPMILPEEQVGERLDTVLSQLLPETSRSRIQALLRDGRILVDGVPEKPSARVRGGEQVMVDWPQIEPSNWLAETLPLHILHEDADILVVHKPAGQLTHPGAGHPDGTLVNGVLAHVPENAYLPRGGIVHRLDKDTTGLLVVAKTEMARQSLIDQLGDHTMHREYLALVTGAMTGGGRVDAPIGRHAQDRLRMTVRDDGRPAQTDYRLVERFPRHSYLRLRLATGRTHQIRVHMTHIGHPLVGDPVYGGRRTVPKGLDEAALARWRQFRRQALHAWRLRLYHPASGELMTWESPLPDDMTELLALLRRARDGD; this is encoded by the coding sequence ATGAGCGACGATAGTACGGGACTTCCCATGATTTTGCCAGAGGAGCAGGTCGGCGAGCGCCTCGACACGGTGTTGAGCCAGTTGCTGCCGGAAACCAGCCGCAGCCGTATCCAGGCCTTGCTGCGCGATGGCCGGATTCTGGTGGATGGCGTGCCCGAAAAGCCCAGTGCGCGGGTGCGCGGCGGTGAGCAGGTGATGGTCGACTGGCCGCAGATCGAACCCAGCAACTGGTTGGCCGAGACCCTGCCCCTGCATATTCTGCATGAGGACGCGGATATTCTTGTCGTGCACAAGCCGGCGGGGCAGCTTACCCACCCCGGCGCCGGTCATCCCGACGGCACGTTGGTCAACGGCGTGCTGGCCCATGTGCCGGAGAACGCCTATCTGCCCCGCGGCGGTATCGTCCATCGGCTGGACAAGGACACGACCGGTCTGCTGGTGGTGGCAAAAACGGAAATGGCGCGGCAATCGCTGATCGATCAGCTCGGTGACCACACCATGCACCGCGAGTATCTCGCGCTGGTGACGGGGGCAATGACCGGAGGTGGCCGGGTGGACGCGCCCATCGGCCGGCACGCTCAGGATCGTCTGCGGATGACGGTGCGTGATGACGGCCGGCCGGCGCAGACCGACTACCGGCTGGTGGAGCGCTTCCCCCGTCACAGCTATCTGCGCCTGCGCCTGGCGACGGGGCGCACCCATCAGATTCGTGTGCATATGACGCATATCGGCCACCCGCTGGTGGGCGATCCGGTCTATGGGGGGCGGAGGACGGTGCCGAAAGGACTGGATGAGGCTGCGCTGGCCCGCTGGCGGCAGTTCCGTCGCCAGGCGTTGCATGCCTGGCGCCTGCGTCTTTACCATCCCGCAAGCGGAGAGCTGATGACCTGGGAAAGCCCGCTGCCCGACGACATGACCGAATTGCTGGCGCTGCTGCGCCGTGCGCGTGATGGTGACTGA